In the genome of Entelurus aequoreus isolate RoL-2023_Sb linkage group LG08, RoL_Eaeq_v1.1, whole genome shotgun sequence, one region contains:
- the mto1 gene encoding protein MTO1 homolog, mitochondrial, whose product MSSNSAFSMLTKKFPSLESFLLLVSRHASHLARQRYDVIVVGGGHAGTEAAAAASRVGAQTLLVTQKIKTIGALSCNPSLGGVGKGHLVKEVDALDGICGRAGDWAGIHFSILNRRKGPAVWGPRAQLDRQRYRQFIQSELLSTPGLTILEGSVEELLVTEPNPEEHGQHKVTGIRLAGGSLPISAGSVVLTTGTFLSGSLFMGQTTSPGGRIGDAPSSTGMSYTLRERLGLKLGRLRTGTPPRIVKSSVDFHEATLHPPDSQPSPFSFLNTHTHCKPEEQLPCFLTFTNPGVDNVVRESVHLNCHIQQDTKGPRYCPSIESRVLRFPGRRHQVWLEPEGMTSDLIYPQGLSMTMPPDIQLRLIREIPALRRAEIQTPGYGVQYDFVCPTQLSPALQVKSTQGLFLAGQINGTTGYEEAAAQGLWAGVNAARAALSMPTMALSRTNSYIGVLIDDLVTRGVTEPYRMFTSRAEFRTSLRPDNADLRLTLKGFEEVGCVSSMRYKGTVRVRDSLQEAIAALQDVSMSIINWRHKLPHVPISETKTGILTGSELLQYNDVSFETLAAVFPECLSAYREFAQRLKIEAVYRPLCIYQQKEMERIQKEESMSLPQDLDYFSLPVSLSQEVREILDRVRPTTLGAATRLQGITPAAIVNLFNYVRHSDRKLKRMQRS is encoded by the exons ATGTCGTCAAA TTCAGCATTCTCCATGTTGACTAAGAAATTTCCCTCTTTGGAGAGTTTCCTGCTTCTGGTCTCCAGGCATGCCAGCCACCTTGCCAGACAGCGCTATGACGTCATTGTGGTGGGTGGAGGTCATGCGGGGACCGAGGCGGCAGCAGCGGCCTCCAGGGTGGGAGCGCAGACGCTGCTGGTCACACAGAAAATAAAAACTATTG GTGCCTTGTCATGCAACCCGTCCTTGGGCGGAGTAGGCAAGGGTCACCTTGTGAAGGAAGTGGACGCTTTAGACGGGATTTGTGGTCGAGCAGGTGACTGGGCTGGCATCCATTTCTCCATCTTGAACCGGAGGAAAGGCCCTGCTGTGTGGGGGCCACGGGCTCAACTGGACCGCCAACGCTACCGCCAGTTTATTCAA TCAGAGCTGCTATCCACTCCCGGACTGACGATTCTGGAGGGATCTGTAGAGGAGCTTCTTGTGACAGAACCAAACCCAGAAGAGCACGGACAGCACAAAGTCACAGGAATACGCTTGG CTGGTGGAAGCCTTCCAATCTCTGCTGGCTCTGTGGTTCTTACCACTGGTACGTTCCTCTCCGGTTCCCTCTTCATGGGTCAGACCACATCCCCTGGAGGCCGGATTGGAGATGCCCCGTCCAGCACCGGGATGTCCTACACGCTGCGGGAACGGCTGGGGCTAAAGCTGGGCCGACTCAGGACGGGGACCCCTCCCAGAATTGTGAAGAGTTCTGTTGACTTCCATGAGGCTACGCTGCACCCCCCTGACAGTCAGCCTAGTCCCTTCAGCTTCCTGAATACACACACTCACTGCAAG CCTGAGGAGCAGCTGCCATGCTTTTTGACCTTTACCAATCCTGGTGTGGATAACGTGGTGAGGGAGAGTGTTCATCTCAACTGTCACATACAGCAAGACACCAAAGGCCCCAG GTACTGTCCCTCAATTGAGTCCAGAGTACTTCGCTTTCCGGGCCGCAGGCATCAGGTGTGGCTGGAGCCTGAAGGCATGACCTCTGACCTCATATACCCTCAGGGTCTGTCTATGACTATGCCCCCTGACATTCAACTCCGCCTCATCAGAGAGATCCCGGCCTTGCGCAGAGCCGAAATCCAGACACCTG GTTATGGCGTGCAGTATGACTTTGTGTGCCCCACTCAGCTGAGCCCTGCACTGCAGGTGAAAAGCACTCAGGGTCTCTTTCTCGCCGGGCAGATTAACGGGACCACAGGGTACGAGGAGGCTGCAGCACAG GGCTTGTGGGCGGGGGTCAACGCTGCCCGTGCGGCGCTCTCCATGCCAACAATGGCGCTGTCTCGGACTAATAGCTACATTGGCGTTCTTATCGACGACCTGGTAACGCGAGGTGTCACGGAACCTTACAGGATGTTCACAAGTCGGGCTGAGTTTCGCACGTCTCTAAGGCCGGACAACGCAGACTTGCGCCTAACGCTGAAAG GTTTTGAGGAGGTGGGATGTGTGTCATCCATGCGGTACAAGGGGACTGTGCGAGTGCGGGACAGTCTTCAGGAAGCAATAGCAGCTCTCCAGGATGTCTCCATGTCCATCATCAACTGGAGACACAAGCTTCCACATGTGCCCATCAGTGAGACGAAGACTGGCATTCTGAC TGGCTCAGAGCTGTTACAGTACAACGACGTGTCCTTTGAAACGTTAGCGGCCGTCTTTCCAGAATGCCTTTCAGCGTACAGGGAATTTGCACAAAGGCTGAAGATAGAAG CTGTGTACAGGCCCCTCTGTATCTACCAGCAAAAGGAAATGGAGAGAATTCAAAAGGAAGAGAGCATGTCTCTCCCACAGGACTTGGACTACTTCTCTCTGCCGGTGTCTCTCTCTCAGGAAGTCCGAGAGATTTTGGACAGAGTTCGGCCCACCACA TTGGGTGCTGCAACACGTTTGCAAGGAATAACTCCGGCTGCGATCGTTAACCTTTTCAACTATGTTCGACACTCGGACAGGAAGCTGAAAAGAATGCAGAGGAGCTAA